AGACGCAGCTTGCGTTTGGGATTAAGTTTATTAAAGAGCTCTTCTAGCTTTTCTGTATTCCAGACGTCAGCTGCAGAGACAAAATTCCCATTTTCATCGCGGAAGGATATTGGTTTATCACCCATTGCAAGCCTCCTTAGTCAACGAATTCAAACTCGAACTTGCCGATGCGGACCAGGTCACCATCCTTGGCTCCACGAGCGCGAAGGGCTTCATCAACTCCCATACCACGAAGCTGACGGGCAAATTTCATGACTGCTTCATCGCGGTCAAAGTTGGTCATATTAAAGAGTTTCTCCAGCTTGTCACCTGACAGCACCCAAGTCGCATCATCATCACGAGAAATTTCAAAGGCTGGTGCTTCTTCGTCAAAGCCATAGTAAGCTTCTTCTTCCATTTCAGACTCATCGTAAAGCAAGAACTCTGGCGTCTTATCCAGTAATTCTGCGGTCGCATCCAAGAGGGTCGCAAGTCCCTGCTTAGTAAGACTGGAAATGGGGAAGATTTGCGGTAGGTCAGCAAACTCATCATAATTAGCTGCCAATTTCTCTTTAAATTCCTTGAGATTTTCAGCGCTATCTGGCATATCCATCTTGTTAGCAACAATAATCTGCGGACGCTCCATGAGACGAAGATTGTAGGATTCCAACTCTTTATTAATAGCTAGATAGTCCTCATAAGGGTCACGTCCCTCACTGGCTGACATATCAATAACATGCAGGATAACCCGTGTCCGCTCAATATGACGGAGAAACTGAGTTCCCAGTCCGACACCTTGGCTGGCACCTTCGATCAAACCTGGCAAATCCGCCACCGCAAAGGACTCTCCAGAGTGAGTGCGAACCATTCCTAGATTGGGCACGATGGTCGTAAAATGATAAGCACCAATCTTAGGCTTAGCTGCTGTGATGACACTAAGCAAAGTGGATTTCCCGACAGAAGGGAAGCCGACAAGACCAACGTCTGCTAGTACCTTGAGCTCCAGCAGAAGCTCACGCTCTTGACCCGGTTCTCCATTCTCAGAAATCTCTGGAGCAGGATTTTTAGGCGTCGCAAAACGGATATTTCCACGACCGCCTCGGCCACCGCGCGCTACGATAAATTCTTGGCCATTTTCTACCAAGTCCGTCAGCACCTTGCCAGTCTCCGCATCACGAACCGTCGTTCCCTGAGGTACACGAACAATTAAGTCCTCAGCACCACGACCATGCATGCCCTTGGTCATGCCTTTTTCACCAGACTGAGCCTTGAAGTGCCGATTGTAACGAAAATCCATCAGGGTACGAAGACCCTCGTCTACGACAAAAACAACATTGCCACCACGACCGCCATCACCGCCCCAAGGACCGCCATTAGGAACATATTTTTCACGGCGAAAGGCCACCATGCCATCGCCACCATTGCCAGCCTTAACTTGAATCTTGGCCGT
This window of the Streptococcus sanguinis genome carries:
- the obgE gene encoding GTPase ObgE; translated protein: MSMFLDTAKIQVKAGNGGDGMVAFRREKYVPNGGPWGGDGGRGGNVVFVVDEGLRTLMDFRYNRHFKAQSGEKGMTKGMHGRGAEDLIVRVPQGTTVRDAETGKVLTDLVENGQEFIVARGGRGGRGNIRFATPKNPAPEISENGEPGQERELLLELKVLADVGLVGFPSVGKSTLLSVITAAKPKIGAYHFTTIVPNLGMVRTHSGESFAVADLPGLIEGASQGVGLGTQFLRHIERTRVILHVIDMSASEGRDPYEDYLAINKELESYNLRLMERPQIIVANKMDMPDSAENLKEFKEKLAANYDEFADLPQIFPISSLTKQGLATLLDATAELLDKTPEFLLYDESEMEEEAYYGFDEEAPAFEISRDDDATWVLSGDKLEKLFNMTNFDRDEAVMKFARQLRGMGVDEALRARGAKDGDLVRIGKFEFEFVD